Part of the Capsicum annuum cultivar UCD-10X-F1 chromosome 12, UCD10Xv1.1, whole genome shotgun sequence genome is shown below.
CAAAGTAGTACtagtcattttaatttattaaaatgagAAGAACTGtaacttatagtattttttttatatatatttaaattatctttttaatttattgattctTAAAAAGAAACATAACAACTAATTGATATGGGTAACATATATTCGTGTTTATCTTTCTTTCTTAGACATTTTTTTTGTGCATTGCACCAAGTATTTTCGAAGTTTttaataacaaaaaagaaaaaaattccacCCCACTTCTTAGGAGGATCAACAGTGAAAAAAATTCCACCCCACTTCTTAGGAGGATCAACAGTGAATACTGAATAGGTTGTCACTCACTCTTCCACGTAATTCGAATTTTTAATCTATTGATTGAGAGTTCGGAgtcaaaaaaaaatgttttttcaaCACAAGACACAAAGTGTTGGAATTTTACCctgattttcttttcaaaattaagtttttattttttttgaaggaaaataaaagtaaccataattttttttattttttttaaaaaaaaaatataaaactttttcatatttggcaaactttttttctaaaaggaaagattttggaattctataaatagaacttcttccttctcataccataacacaatagggAGATTTTTAAGAGTTTCGTTtagggagattttctctctcattagtcttatattttttaatattaggttttatatgtaggccaattggccaaatcatataataatattatatttttttagtattgttttttgGTTGtttgatttatcgtctcatagtttgcaactaatagcttccgcatgacgccctctcaatttagaacccaacaagtggtatcagagcctatagtTCAAAAATTCGATGGTTCGATTGAGGATAGTCTAAGATCAAAGTTGCAATCAATTGGATGATAATGAAATTTTTGTCCAACTATATTTGaagaacaagtttcaaccatattttcaacatttatgttgatgcatctttaaaaataaaaataaaaataaaatattaatttttaacccatttttaatcatgatattttaaactttatttttaaccatgacaagcaACAATTATGAAGATTGTATGAAGAACGAAGTTCATCCATGTGATGTGAAGAAGACGGATCAAgtgaggggggaggggggggggggggggggcttgcctgattttcttaccaaaattaagcttttattttttcttagaagaaaataaaaaaataaaagtaaccataaattacttttattttttctaaaagaaaaatataaaactttttcatatttgacagaCCTTTTACtaagaggaaagattttggaactcCATAAATAGAACTCCTTCCTTCTCGTACCATAACACAGTAACATTCGCAATATAATCTTTTAAGAGtttcgtttagggggagattttctctctcattagttttatactttttaatatttggttttatatgtaggcccattggccaaatcatataataatattatattttttagtattgtttttttgGTTGTCTAATTTATCGTCTCAtcatttgcaactaatagcttccgcatgacaccctctcgatttcgaacccaacacacAAAGATGTACCAAAACGGATAGTTCATCCAAAAATGACAACTGTTTATTGATATTCTTAACCTCCATCTAATAtgtaaagttaaaaaaagaaattcaagGGGTTCACCTAAAAATGGATAAACCacatttttataaattatttttttgtatagttTGCCCAAAAACTGACGAACCGTGAAGagattttctatttttcctaCATAGTTTACTACATATTTCTTCATTTACTGTCTTTATGTTGCGTTATGAAAACTTATTTCGTGTGGGTTGAGTTCTGCTGTTACTAAAACTATGTGTTTGTATAAATGTTCttggttaaaaataaaaattactacatattattttattggcttacataataaattattttcataaattttcccTAAATAGTTTACtacatattactactattattggCATACATCCATgcaataagaaaaaaaagttggcGAACCACATTTCTATAAACCAAAAATTTTTTAATAGTAGTTCGATCACTAGGGATGTTCATGATTTGGATAAATATCGAATATCGACTTAAatcaaaaaattgatcaaataagtcaatttttgtttgatttggttttacaTTATTAAAAATCAATGGTATATGATTTGCTTTTGATTTTGTTGAAAACCGTTGAAGAAATACTCAATCAAAccgattaatatatatatatgaataattttaaaatttatacttttttcatcaaaatttatttataattcaaatatcttatattaaatatacaccatgttactattttattattttcatacataatttattaattccATAAATTTAACCAAGAACATtgtcaaacaaacacatagtttTAGTAACAACAGAACTCAATCAACACGAAATAAGTTTTCATAATGCAACATAAACGTAACTGACGAAAATATGTATGaatgttttttttcttgattcGCTAGTTTTTGGGCAAAGTATAACAAAAAATGATTTATGGAAATAGGGTTTGCCCCTTTTTGGCTGAaccccttaattttttttttaagaaaacttACATATTAGACAAAGGTTAACAACATCAATAAATAGTGTGGCCAAAAATAGGCACACTGTCCTTTTGGCACATGTTTAAAGGGAGAGTCCGTTTTGGTATCTTATATTGAAAAAGTTTCCCTTTACACTCCACACTTATTGATTGATGATAAAGGTGCTCAATCATTTGAGTAAGTCTCACTTagcaattaattaaaaaaaaaaaattatgataaacgATGTCCATTTGTTTAACTTTGAGGtataatttgaaaaatttgagGCTGAAACGTCTTGCTTCCATTTGTGTGCAACTCAATCATATGCGCCAATATATAAATTCCAATTCGAAAAGAAAATGGAATCAATAATTGGACAATAATGTTCATCGTGCCACATTAAAGTACAACCATACAAAGCATATTGTACAACACTTGTGCTTGTCGGGGTTGGGGTTTTAGGGGTGGGGTTTGCAGTTTCTTAAATCAAGCCAAAAACATCTTTAGTGTTACATCTGTATTTATGCTACCATTTTGGATTATGCACCCAAACTTTATTCCTAATTATTCGAAAGCATTTTGAGCTTAGTCTGccaactaaaatagtaatgaaagTATAAATCACAATCTtcaatattttacctttttcatcTAATAATATTTGTCCACTATTAATATGACACACaccttaaaatataataaatagtaaaaataatttcactttattactctttaaatataaatttattatttcaatgTATTAGCTAATGAGTATTCAACCGATGAAAAAATGAACGCAGATGAAAAAAtattcattgatttctaaattaaCAAATATTATAGACATATTATAACGCAGATGAAAAAATattcattgatttctaaacttAACAAATATTATAgacatataattataataatatgtaCAAATAAAGATGGACATGGGGAAATTAAAGATGCCCCTTCTGTCCTAAATTGACAGACTTTAGGTCACAATAATTGTCCCAAAATAATCACTATGATCTCTATTTTAATTCATGTGGTATTTTCATTTCACAATATTCTCattttataatgtatttttttattatattgacataaaaaaaattaccattTACAACATTTTTATATAGCTTTTGATTATCTTAACTTTaatgttaaaatattaaattgatcTAATTCAATTTAACTTTTACTATTAATTAAATTGATTCTCAAAAAGCAAAATACACCAAATAAATATCTTAGAAATTTAAGACTAAAGTATATCTGCAATATTAAAAAGAGTATTCTGTTTAATGCTGCTCCattctgaaaaaagaaaaaaaataattagtacgAGTATCTTAGCAAATCATTTcttgtattcaattattttcttaatagatatGGAAAAGATTAAATCGACAGTTAAAAGATACAGGACAATAATTAACCCCTAACACAAAAgaatatactttatttatttcaatttatttatgttACTTTTTTGTTTAgtctattaaaataaaaattttattttctttcttgataattctttaattttaattttcacttgacatatttaaaactataaaattaaagaataattgagattgtgagatttttttaaaaaatatttgtttacttTTAAAATCTAATACCAAATCAAaatcagataaataaattaaagggACGAGTACATATGtactttcttcattttatttaaaataaaactattttagtttgatacaaaatttaaaaatatcaatatacttttgaatcttgtgatcttaaattaaaattatgtagaaactaaaatatattaaaatatatatttcaatctcataattttaaaaattcacatataaaattaaaataaaatattataaaaaaaaatcatatttcttaaaacgattaaaaaagaaattttttattttttggggaaaGTATATAGTATTTTCATCATTAGTTGGAGGGATACAAAGAAAGAACCATAATAATATAACGTTAGAAAACATTCAAAAAGAAGTTTTCAAGAATCAGAAAAGGACAAAAAGAATCTTCTAATTATACTCTCAAGTGGTGTGGATTTTGTTACACTATAAAATCAAATACTCTTCCAATATCTGTAacctatatatctatatatctgtatatctatatatttatataatatatgaataatataaaagatcttaaaaatattatttaatttttttttcctttcattaaaaattttcgttttaaacaaaatcattttttcacccaatttctattattttagtgatattaaatattgactacgttaaaaagaaaaagttttcttacaaaaatagaATGTCTTGTCGTCTATCTAAAAAAATTAACCATTCCTAATTAGAAGAGGACAATAAAAAATCCttccaaaatcataaaatagaCTTTAACATAATATTGActatattacaaaataaaaaaactttccTTACAAAAATAGAATACCTTTTTCACATCTAAAAAAAACTAACCATTCTTAACTAGAATAGGACAATCCAAAAGCAACAAACAACAATTCTTATCCCATGTTAAATAGATTTTAATGTACCTTTTGTCAACATCTATTCTATAAAAGTCATGCTAATTTAAGGAGTTGTTAATTTATTCCACATACGTTATTTGTATTTTAGATATCTATAAAtactatataattaattaaataagttctttatttttacatgttgaaaaaatattaaatttaattattatattcatatttattattcaaataaataaaatatttgctttaccttgaactcattaaaatgtagtgctaaactagtatatataaaatcCTTTTGGAGGCATTTATATTTTGAAGATTGTAAAGTAGACAGAGCAATCGCTTTCTGTGTTAATAGACAACAACAGCTACACACTACATAAACAAGACTAGTAGTAGCATAGAGAATTGTTTTTCATTTACTCCTCACCAAAGCTATTCAATACTACACACACTACAGCCTGTATGTTACCTGTCCCTCCCTTTGATATTCTTGTAATGTTCGCCTTCTtcgttttttgaaattttgatagaGATTTTATCAccaattttggattgtttttgagtttttttgaaagattattgtttttctttaatACTACACCCTCTATGTTACATGTCCCTCCCTCTGCTACTCTAGTAATGTTCACCTTTCTTGGTTTTGTAAGTTGATTTTTGAGGTAAGCTCTGttttaaaaaaacaattttatgaaaTGGATTTTTGCATAAAATGTAAAATTTTGTGAAATTTaagtttgttctttttttttgtggGGGGGNNNNNNNNNNNNNNNNNNNNNNNNNNNNNNNNNNNNNNNNNNNNNNNNNNNNNNNNNNNNNNNNNNNNNNNNNNNNNNNNNNNNNNNNNNNNNNNNNNNNggggggggggggggggggggggggggggggggggggggggaatgggTTTTGCTTATGTGGATTATGGGTATGTTTTATTGGTTAGATGAGATGGGTTTTGCTTAAAATAGCTGAATTTTATCAGGAATTTTGAGTTTTCTGAAAATGGGTTTtgcttaaaatgtattttttgatgaaattcgagctaaatttatattctttttgggGGAATTGGTTCGTTTCTGTGAATTATATTGGCTTGTTTTATTGTTTATCTAAAATGGGGTTTGCTTAAAACTGCTTAATTTTGATCAgtaattcttgttttttttttttttttcatgaattttgggTTTGgctttttgtaattttattgttTTCTGTGAATTATTGAATCTGATTTTAAGTTAtctaaaaaatttttatttttttttggtttattttgtttCAGTTTACAGGTCAAAGTGGATTCTTGAAATTCGTGTAAAAGATTGAAGTAGCACATAGTACTATATTCTCTGTAAGCGCCGCTCGTGGACATTAAAGATTAGACGTCTATAATTGTGAGATTTGGTGGGTTTTGATTggtgaaaatgaaaaattaatataaatcattTTTCACCTTTTCTTAATCCGCCATTTTCTCATTTATGTACATTGGTTTTCACCTTTGGCTTTGGAGCAAACTTTACTTGAGCTCTATGCATAGTACTTTGAAGAACAAAGAATTGTTTTTTGAGTTTGTTGTATAATATATGGTTTAATAGTTGACCATATTGGAGGTGTTACATTGAGCATAATCAACGGCAGGTCGGTGAATTTTGTTGGGAATTTTCTGTTGCCTTGGGAGGAACTTAAGGTACAAAAAACAAGTCCTATGCTTGATTCTTTTTTATGCAATTGTTTACTGTGAGTTTGCTGTATCAACAAGGGAAAAAGGAAACTTCTTGTTTGACAATACTAGTTGTCACTCTGGTTTTTTGTATGTAGTTGGTGATTGGCACTCTGTATGAAGACATGGTGTGCTAATTTTATAATACAGTTTTAGGATTGAGTCAAGATTTTTTGAATTGTTTATAGGGAGTGAAACTCGGTCCTAAATCTCGGGAATTGGCGTGGGGTATTTAAAGAGTTATTGGTGGTTGTTTGTTTGAGAGTTCATATATGTGGTGAGAGGATATCTGAGGATTTGATGTGgtattttgataatgaaaacaatgcaAGTAGAAGAAGTCTTCTTTGATTCTGCTGACTATTTAGAGGAACCAGGTTCTTTGAAAAGGAATTCGGGGTATGATTTATGGTTGATGGAGCCAGATAGTGTGAACAGACGACGAGAGAATTTTTTGAATGAAATGGGATTTGTTGGATTTGACTGTGTACGCAGTGTAGCCAGTGATGAATCTGATTCAATGGGGCTGAAGAGGATTGTGGAAAGCAGTGAAGCAGTTTGTAGTTCTGGGTCGGAGGAAGAGTTGTTGTGTAACGAAAGGGAGTCTAGTGGTAATGCAAATTCATTGACCGATGAATTAGATCAGACATGGTTTGATGATGTGGCTGACGTTTCAAGTGATTGCGCTGCCGGTTCTCCTGATCGAGAACGTACTTGTTTTGATGCCACTTCCGACCACACAGACTGTAAGGATAGTATCTTGAAAAAACAGAAAATAAATAAGTGGTGGAAACAATTTAGCCTAAAGATGAGGAAAAGTCAATCTACTCATGATGTATCTAAGACGTCTAAGATATTCTCTGAAAAGCAGAAGGTAACTCCAATGGACGTGCAACTTAacaggaaaaaaattaatgagttCAGTGCTGTTTTTGGTGGACAAGAAATCAGTGCTCACAGTGGCCTGATTTGGACAATGAAGTTTAGTCCTGATGGGAAATATCTGGCTAGTGCCGGTGAAGATGGGGTTGTCCGGATATGGCTGGTAACAGTTGATTCGTCATGTGAATCACCCAACTTCAATTTCAGCAGTCACCGCATGAAAGGCAAACATGGGCATAAGAAGAAAAAGTCTTGTTATACCCCTGTTATTGTTCCTGAGAAGGCATTCAAAATTGAAGAGTCACCGCTCCATGAGTTTCACGGTCATACTGCTGGCATTTTGGAGCTTGCTTGGTCCTCGTCTAACGTGAGTAAACTTTTAACTGCTTTTTGCATCACTTATTTACTCGCCATGAATCTGATTCAAATCGTGTTTCATTCGTAACTTGCTTCGGAACTGAATGGATCTTTAAATGCAGTGTGTTCTATCATCATCCAAAGATAAAACTGTTCGTCTATGGCAAGTTGGTTTGGATGGATGTCAAGGAGTTTTCCATCACAAAAACTATGGTACATATCTGAAGCTTTTATTTGTATAACTGTTTGATAGATGTTTCGCAATTTTTCTATTCTATTGATAGTTATGAAGTTTAATGTGAGTTTCATTTGAATGTGATCAGTGACATGCGTCCAGTTCAATCCTGTTAATGAGAACATCTTCATCAGTGGCTCCATAGATGGAAAAGTTCGTATTTGGGGAGTTCCAGGAAAGCGAGTTATGGAATGGGCTGATGTGCATGATATTGTGACTGCCATAGCTTATCAGCCAAATGGCGAAGTATGTGTTAATTTGTTTGATTTCAAAATAACCATGATGCTAATATCTCAACTCAGTAACCTGACTGATTATCTTTTGACTTCCATTAAACAGGGCTTTATAGTTGGTTGTATTTCTGGTACTTGCCGCTTCTATGAACTAAAGGGTGTGTAGTTCGCTCTTACAAAAATCCAGTTCTTTCTTTATGGTACTTGGTTGTGAGATGGtaaatcttcttttttcttatcatGCAGGAAGTGTGCTTTCCCCGAACTCGCAAGTACATCTTCATAGTAGGAAGAAATCCTCTGGTAGCAGAATCACCGGCATTCAGGTTTTACTCTTAAAACTCTCACTCAACATATGTTTGCATTTTCTGTTAGTAGTCTTTTTGACACAAGGATATTTTTGCAGTTTTTCGAACAGGACTCCCGTAGAGTTATGATAACATCAGAGGAttccaaaatacatattcttgatGGGGTCGAGATTGTGCATAAATATAAAGGTACAGGATTGTTTTGATTAATAAATCCTTCAGAAAGTCCTGTTAATGATCATTCCTCTCATTTTAGATTGAGTCTCACTCCAAATGCATGTTTGCTCTTATCTTGGATATAACAGGTCTATCGAAATCAGGAAGCCATGCGTCTGCTACATTTAGCTCAACTGGAAAACACATAATATCAGTTGGGGAGGACTCACGTGTTTATCTATGGGACAATGATGACATAAGCATCCAAAGATCGAAACATACAAAATCTATACGATCCTGTGAGCATTTCCTCTCTGAAGGCATTTCTATTGCAATACCATGGTCAGGGCAGGCAACAACAGCAGGGGATTTAGAAAATTTTGGAAGTCCACTAACAGGTGAACATCAAGAGGCTTCTTCTAGGACTTGGGATTCAAGACGATTTTCTGTAGGAAATTGGTTTTCTATGGATGTGTCATTTAGGGGCTCCGTAACATGGCCAGAAGAAATGCTTCTTCCATATGATACACCGTGTGTTGAAATTGATGAACACCTATGTACTTTTAATGATGATCATCTTCATCAGGAGCAGCAGCATAACAAGAACCTTAACTACAAAGCATTATCAGCAGCATGGGGCCTTGTCATTGTGACTGCTGGTTGGGATGGAAAGATTCGGACATTCCACAACTATGGATTGCCGGTCCGGGTTTAAGAGTACTCATAAAGTCAAGGATATTTTGCTGTTGTTGAGGCATTGTTGTTCCGCAACCCGGATATGTTTGAATGGATGGAATTGGCCTATCTTAGGTGCTATATTGCTTTGATATTCCAAAAATGTTGCCACACTTGTGTTGGATCCTCAAGAAATGTAAAAATATTTGGAGCATTCGACACGGGTGTGGCTGCACTTTTGGATTCCGGGGCAGCATAGCCTAGGAGAGCTCGTCTGCAGATAGAAACTGCGATGGAAATGAATTCGatgaatctttacaagagtaATATTTGTTTCCTTGTGAAGTTGTATAGTTAATTGTTCTTTTTCTGTAGTTACCTCACAGAAGTGAAGGTCAAGATCACTGCGCCTTCACTTTTCCTCCTCCTCCTGTTCTTTAGCTAGGATATGGTACTCAGGTTAATTTTTTGACTGATGATCATATTGTAATTTGTATTCAACAGTGTAAAGATAGAATTATTTCTCATTGAAGACGATTCAAAAAGGACTCTGTATTCTGTGCTATACTTCGTTAAAATCTTCTCAACTCAATTTCATCTTTGACTTGGTAGGAGCTATAATTCAACCCAGAATTGTTTGGCTATGCAACAATCAAGAAAAGCATGTCTAGTTGACTCAATACTGTACCAACAAAGCTGTGGATGCTCTTGCTTTTGGCAATTAAAGACGTTTTATTAATTATCAGAGAAAGCTTCTGCTAACACAAAATAactaagagcccgtttggataagcTGAGAAAAGTGATTTTAAAAAAGTTCTTTAAAGTTACTTTTGAAAGTGTTAaagcttattttaaaaataagcagttacgtgtttggataaaagtgttgaaactgaaaaaaaaagaaaaaagttatgtaTTTGGTAAACAAATGTTGTTAAGCACTTGTTTTgatcaaaatgtctgaaataaccttaaagttgttaacaatatgtagagttgattattattaatttttatttctaaaatgatttaaattaaaattaatatatatatatatatatattaattttaatttaaatcattttagaAANNNNNNNNNNNNNNNNNNNNNNNNNNNNNNNNNNNNNNNNNNNNNNNNNNNNNNNNNNNNNNNNNNNNNNNNNNNNNNNNNNNNNNNNNNNNNNNNNNNNNNNNNNNNNNNNNNNNNNNNNNNNNNNNNNNNNNNNNNNNNNNNNNNNNNNNNNNNNNNNNNNNNNNNNNNNNNNNNNNNNNNNNNNNNNNNNNNNNNNNNNNNNNNNNNNNNNNNNNNNNNNNNNNNNNNNNNNNNNNNNNNNNNNNNNNNNNNNNNNNNNNNNNNNNNNNNNNNNNNNNNNNNNNNNNNNNNNNNNNNNNNNNNNNNNNNNNNNNNNNNNNNNNNNNNNNNNNNNNNNNNNNNNNNNNNNNNNNNNNNNNNNNNNNNNNNNNNNNNNNNNNNNNNNNNNNNNNNNNNNNNNNNNNNNNNNNNNNNNNNNNNNNNNNNNNNNNNNNNNNNNNNNNNNNNNNNNNNNNNNNNNNNNNNNNNNNNNNNNNNNNNNNNNNNNNNNNNNNNNNNNNNNNNNNNNNNNNNNNNNNNNNNNNNNNNNNNNNNNNNNNNNNNNNNNNNNNNNNNNNNNNNNNNNNNNNNNNNNNNNNNNNNNNNNNNNNNNNNNNNNNNNNNNNNNNNNNNNNNNNNNNNNNNNNNNNNNNNNNNNNNNNNNNNNNNNNNNNNNNNNNNNNNNNNNNNNNNNNNNNNNNNNNNNNNNNNNNNNNNNNNNNNNNNNNNNNNNNNNNNNNNNNNNNNNNNNNNNNNNNNNNNNNNNNNNNNNNNNNNNNNNNNNNNNNNNNNNNNNNNNNNNNNNNNNNNNNNNNNNNNNNNNNNNNNNNNNNNNNNNNNNNNNNNNNNNNNNNNNNNNNNNNNNNNNNNNNNNNNNNNNNNNNNNNNNNNNNNNNNNNNNNNNNNNNNNNNNNNNNNNNNNNNNNNNNNNNNNNNNNNNNNNNNNNNNNNNNNNNNNNNNNNNNNNNNNNNNNNNNNNNNNNNNNNNNNNNNNNNNNNNNNNNNNNNNNNNNNNNNNNNNNNNNNNNNNNNNNNNNNNNNNNNNNNNNNNNNNNNNNNNNNNNNNNNNNNNNNNNNNNNNNNNNNNNNNNNNNNNNNNNNNNNNNNNNNNNNNNNNNNNNNNNNNNNNNNNNNNNNNNNNNNNNNNNNNNNNNNNNNNNNNNNNNNNNNNNNNNNNNNNNNNNNNNNNNNNNNNNNNNNNNNNNNNNNNNNNNNNNNNNNNNNNNNNNNNNNNNNNNNNNNNNNNNNNNNNNNNNNNNNNNNNNNNNNNNNNNNNNNNNNNNNNNNNNNNNNNNNNNNNNNNNNNNNNNNNNNNNNNNNNNNNNNNNNNNNNNNNNNNNNNNNNNNNNNNNNNNNNNNNNNNNNNNNNNNNNNNNNNNNNNNNNNNNNNNNNNNNNNNNNNNNNNNNNNNNNNNNNNNNNNNNNNNNNNNNNNNNNNNNNNNNNNNNNNNNNNNNNNNNNNNNNNNNNNNNNNNNNNNNNNNNNNNNNNNNNNNNNNNNNNNNNNNNNNNNNNNNNNNNNNNNNNNNNNNNNNNNNNNNNNNNNNNNNNNNNNNNNNNNNNNNNNNNNNNNNNNNNNNNNNNNNNNNNNNNNNNNNNNNNNNNNNNNNNNNNNNNNNNNNNNNNNNNNNNNNNNNNNNNNNNNNNNNNNNNNNNNNNNNNNNNNNNNNNNNNNNNNNNNNNNNNNNNNNNNNNNNNNNNNNNNNNNNNNNNNNNNNNNNNNNNNNNNNNNNNNNNNNNNNNNNNNNNNNNNNNNNNNNNNNNNNNNNNNNNNNNNNNNNNNNNNNNNNNNNNNNNNNNNNNNNNNNNNNNNNNNNNNNNNNNNNNNNNNNNNNNNNNNNNNNNNNNNNNNNNNNNNNNNNNNNNNNNNNNNNNNNNNNNNNNNNNNNNNNNNNNNNNNNNNNNNNNNNNNNNNNNNNNNNNNNNNNNNNNNNNNNNNNNNNNNNNNNNNNNNNNNNNNNNNNNNNNNNNNNNNNNNNNNNNNNNNNNNNNNNNNNNNNNNNNNNNNNNNNNNNNNNNNNNNNN
Proteins encoded:
- the LOC107851583 gene encoding WD repeat-containing protein YMR102C, with the translated sequence MKTMQVEEVFFDSADYLEEPGSLKRNSGYDLWLMEPDSVNRRRENFLNEMGFVGFDCVRSVASDESDSMGLKRIVESSEAVCSSGSEEELLCNERESSGNANSLTDELDQTWFDDVADVSSDCAAGSPDRERTCFDATSDHTDCKDSILKKQKINKWWKQFSLKMRKSQSTHDVSKTSKIFSEKQKVTPMDVQLNRKKINEFSAVFGGQEISAHSGLIWTMKFSPDGKYLASAGEDGVVRIWLVTVDSSCESPNFNFSSHRMKGKHGHKKKKSCYTPVIVPEKAFKIEESPLHEFHGHTAGILELAWSSSNCVLSSSKDKTVRLWQVGLDGCQGVFHHKNYVTCVQFNPVNENIFISGSIDGKVRIWGVPGKRVMEWADVHDIVTAIAYQPNGEGFIVGCISGTCRFYELKGSVLSPNSQVHLHSRKKSSGSRITGIQFFEQDSRRVMITSEDSKIHILDGVEIVHKYKGLSKSGSHASATFSSTGKHIISVGEDSRVYLWDNDDISIQRSKHTKSIRSCEHFLSEGISIAIPWSGQATTAGDLENFGSPLTGEHQEASSRTWDSRRFSVGNWFSMDVSFRGSVTWPEEMLLPYDTPCVEIDEHLCTFNDDHLHQEQQHNKNLNYKALSAAWGLVIVTAGWDGKIRTFHNYGLPVRV